From Ananas comosus cultivar F153 linkage group 8, ASM154086v1, whole genome shotgun sequence, one genomic window encodes:
- the LOC109714657 gene encoding uncharacterized protein LOC109714657, with amino-acid sequence LSSSPEPRSSPSPPPPPPRARQLQNRRLWTYALTFGCVAGFIVIVLSNFQDQLVFYITPTDALQRFAENPSKNRFRLGGLVLEGSVVHPSASSPEMEFVVTDLITDILVRYEGSLPDLFREGHSVVVEGFLRPFSADVNGPNLAGPKVSEKARSMECFFKATEVLAKHDEKYMPKEVAEALERNKKKMEAAAAAEGSAERS; translated from the coding sequence ctctcctcctcccccgaaCCGcgatcctctccctctcctcctcctccgccgccccgcgcGCGGCAGCTCCAGAACCGCCGCCTCTGGACCTACGCCCTCACCTTCGGCTGCGTCGCCGGGTTCATCGTCATCGTCCTCAGCAACTTCCAGGACCAGCTCGTCTTCTACATCACCCCCACCGACGCGCTCCAGCGCTTCGCCGAGAATCCCTCGAAGAACCGCTTCCGCCTCGGCGGCCTCGTCCTCGAGGGCTCCGTCGTCCACCCCTCCGCCTCCTCACCCGAGATGGAGTTCGTCGTCACCGATCTCATCACCGACATCCTCGTGCGCTACGAGGGCTCCCTCCCTGACCTCTTCCGCGAGGGCCACTCCGTCGTCGTCGAGGGCTTCTTGCGCCCCTTCTCTGCGGACGTCAACGGTCCCAATCTCGCGGGCCCCAAAGTGTCGGAGAAGGCGAGGAGCATGGAGTGCTTCTTTAAGGCCACCGAGGTGCTCGCCAAGCACGACGAGAAGTACATGCCCAAGGAGGTGGCGGAGGCGCTCGAGAGgaacaagaagaagatggaAGCTGCGGCTGCTGCCGAAGGTTCGGCGGAGAGGAGTTGA
- the LOC109714036 gene encoding probable glucuronosyltransferase Os03g0107900, protein MSFFFPNHHSSSSSSSSRMKLLPRRTHHFPHHHHHHHQHHHHRRSQYLEKLKKYYKWLLWLSLSLYLFFSTATSSSPSKPPLAPASSSSSPPLRIYVYDLPARYNRDWLSNPRCGSHLFAAEVAIHEALLAHGDRALDPADADLFFVPVYVSCNFSTPTGLPSLRHARPLLSSAVRLLSSRFPFWNLSRGRDHLFVASHDFAACFHPMEDVAVADGIPDFLRHSILLQTFGSRRPHPCQQAAHVVIPPYVSPDIALHLPPDPAAVPRDIWAFFRGKMEVHPKNISGRFYSKKVRTEILERYGGNPRFYLKRKRYAGYRAEIARSVFCLCPLGWAPWSPRLVEAVVLGCVPVVIADDIRLPFPEVVRWEEISLAVPERDVARLEAVLDHVAATNLSEIQRNLWDPAKRRALLFHRPMEEGDATWQAMRELRAMLGRSRRRRRPRGESGADTWRSCVRPVQYRKSKVMTRHNHNRPIYGPTCRSHSHLI, encoded by the exons ATGAGCTTCTTCTTCCCCAACCaccactcttcttcttcttcttcctcctcccgcATGAAGCTGCTCCCGAGAAGAACCCACCACTTCCCCcatcatcaccaccaccaccaccagcaCCACCACCATCGGCGTTCCCAATACTTGGAGAAGCTCAAGAAGTACTACAAATGGCTCCTGTggctctccctctccctctaccTCTTCTTCTCCACGGCGACCTCTTCGTCCCCCTCAAAACCACCCCTCGCGCC tgcttcgtcgtcgtcgtcgccgccgctgcGGATCTACGTGTACGATTTGCCGGCGCGGTACAACAGGGACTGGCTGTCGAATCCGCGGTGCGGGAGCCACCTGTTCGCGGCGGAGGTGGCGATCCACGAGGCGCTGCTGGCGCACGGCGACCGCGCCCTGGACCCGGCGGACGCCGACCTGTTCTTCGTCCCCGTCTACGTCTCCTGCAACTTCTCGACCCCCACGGGCCTCCCCTCGCTCCGCCACGCCcgccccctcctctcctccgccgtccgcctcctctcctcccGCTTCCCCTTCTGGAACCTCTCCCGCGGCCGCGACCACCTCTTCGTCGCCTCCCACGACTTCGCCGCCTGCTTCCACCCCATGGAGGacgtcgccgtcgccgacggCATCCCCGATTTCTTAAGGCACTCCATCCTCCTCCAGACCTTCGGCTCCCGCCGCCCCCACCCCTGCCAGCAGGCCGCCCACGTCGTCATCCCTCCCTACGTGTCCCCCGACATCGCCCTCCACCTCCCCCCCGACCCCGCCGCCGTCCCCCGCGACATCTGGGCCTTCTTCCGCGGCAAGATGGAGGTCCATCCCAAGAACATCAGCGGCCGCTTCTACagcaa gaaggtGAGGACGGAGATATTGGAGAGGTACGGGGGGAACCCGAGATTTTACTTGAAGCGGAAGCGGTATGCGGGTTATCGGGCGGAGATAGCGCGGTCGGTGTTCTGCCTGTGCCCGCTGGGGTGGGCGCCGTGGAGCCCGCGGCTGGTGGAGGCGGTGGTGCTGGGGTGCGTGCCGGTCGTCATCGCCGACGACATCCGGCTGCCGTTCCCGGAGGTGGTGCGCTGGGAGGAGATATCGCTGGCGGTGCCCGAGCGCGACGTGGCGCGGCTCGAGGCCGTGCTCGACCACGTGGCGGCGACCAACCTCTCCGAGATACAGCGCAACCTGTGGGACCCGGCCAAGCGCCGGGCGCTGCTGTTCCACCGCCCGATGGAGGAGGGCGACGCCACGTGGCAGGCGATGAGGGAGCTGCGCGCCATGCTCGGCCGGTcccggcggaggaggcggccgcGCGGCGAATCCGGAGCCGACACGTGGAGGAG